AGAAAATCTTCACACCCCATACGTTGAATAAGTTGCAACCCCTCCGGTGTCCACTTATAATGCGCCGCGACGTCATTCGTTTTCTTTTATTTTCTGAAGGAGTTATCAAATAATGCCAGAAAGAACGTTAGCGATCATCAAGCCGGATGCCGTGAGAAAAAACGTGATCGGGGACATTATCAACCGTTATGAAAAAGCCGGCTTAACGCCGGTCGCGATGAAGATGATCCACATGTCGAAGCCGGCCGCGGAAGGATTTTACGCCGTGCATAAGGCGAGGCCGTTCTTTGACAGTCTCTGCACGTTCATGTCATCGGGGCCGGCGGTCGTGCTGGTGCTGCAAGGCGACAACGCAATCAAAAAAAATCGGGAGCTGATGGGCGCAACGGACCCCGCCAAGGCCGAGCCCGGAACCATTCGGCATATCCACGGCACGAACATTGAGTTCAACGCCGTCCATGGATCGGATTCTCATGAAACGGCGAACTTCGAGATCGGGTATTTTTTCCCCGGCATGGAAATTTTTGGATAACCCATCAAGAGACTCATTGACCTTCAAGTCGATCGCGCTCTTTCTTGACAAAGCCCGGCCGGTCCCACTACGATCCGCGATCGTCACGGGCAAAAATTCGACTCACAGAGCTGGTGACCAGAAGAATCGCGCCGGCGACGTTCCGGCCGTTTATAACAACCGTTTCGCGTGGGGCATCCATGATTCCATCGGATTTGCGATATCACACCGAGCATGAGTGGGTTCGCGTAGACGGCAAGCAGGCGACCATTGGGATCAGCCATTTTGCCCAAGACGCCTTGGGCGACATTGTGTTCGTGGATTTGCCCAAGGTCGGTACCGCCGTCAAAAGCGGCCAACAGATCGGCGAAGTGGAATCAACGAAAACCACCAGCACCATTTACACGCCGGTGAGCGGAACGATCGTGCAAGTCAACAACGAACTCAAGGACCATCCTGAGCGGATGAATTCCGATCCTTACGGCAAGGGGTGGATCACCGTCATTGAGCTGGCCGATCCGGGGGAAGTCGAACGATTGATGACGGCGCCGCAGTACGAAGCGTTTCTTGCCAGTCAAAAGACGGGTTAGGGTGAAGACGAACAAGAAAGGCACTGTACAACAGTCTTCATTCATAAGTCCGGAACCCTGACTCAGTCAGATTGAAAGCTGGGGCCCATCAGTCCCATCCCGCCATGTCCGATCGCATTCACATTGCCATCCTCGGCGCCGGTCCAGGCGGCTATGTCGCCGCTATCCGCGCGGCTCAGCTTGGAGCCCGTGTGACAGTTATTGAACAACAAATTCTGGGCGGGGTGTGCCTCAATTGGGGCTGCATTCCCAGCAAGACGTTGCTGTCCATTATCGATCTTGGCGACAAGCTGAAACAGGCGGGGGACCTCGGGATCATCCTGAACGACCAGCCGCGCTACGATCCAGCCAGGATGGTGGCCAGGAAAAACAAGGTCGTCTCAGGGTTGGTCAAGGGAATCGCGACGCTCTTCAAGGCATGGAACATCGACGTCGTTACGGGACGGGGGGAGTTGATCGACAATAAGACGATCGCCGTCATTGATGCCGCCGGCGCCACGACGCAGGTCCGGGCGGATGCGGTGGCGATCGCAACCGGTTCGTCCTGGCCGCAACTCCCACAGTTTCCCATCGACGGCAAGCGGATCATCACCAGCAGGGAGGCGCTGGACCTGGAAACGGTTCCCAAACGGATGGTCATTCTCGGCGCCGGTGTTGAAGGATGTGAATGTGCGACATTGTTTAGCGGGCTCGGCTCGGCGGTGACGTTGGTGGAGTTGCAGCCTCGCGCGCTTCCATTGGAGGATGACGACGTCTCGCTATTGATGGAGCGGGAGTTGAAAAAACGGTCGGTCGAAGTGAAGACCGGCACCACGATTCAAACAGTCGAACATCGGCCGGATGGATTGGCTGTGACGTTGGCCGATGGATCGACGGTCGAAGCCGACACGTTGTTGGTGTCCATTGGGCGGGGCTTTCGGTCGAAAGGAATCGGGCTGGACCGTGTCGGTGTGGCGCTGGGGCCACGGGGGGAAGTGCTGGTCAACGAGCGGATGGAGACCAACGTGCCTGGCGTCTATGCGATCGGCGACGTGGTCGGCAAGGCCATGTTGGCCCACGTGGCCTCGGCCCAAGGCAAGGTCGCGGTCGAAAATATTCTTGGCCGTGATTCCACCATGAATTACGATGTGATTCCAGCCGGCATCTTCACCTTGCCGGAGGTGGGCCGTGTCGGGTTGACGGAACGGCAGGCGCGAGAACGGGCTCAAGCGAGGGGGGACGATCCTGAGCGGGTCGTCAAGGTCGGGCGGTTTCGGTATGCCGCCTTGGGAAAAGCACAGGCGACCGGAGAAACTGCCGGGCTGTTCAAGATCATCGCCGATGCCGCAACCGGCAAGATCCTAGGCGCGCATCTTGTCGGGAGCCACGCGGCGGATTTGGTGCACGAAGTGGCGTTGGCCATGGAGGTCGGCGCGACCGCCGACCAGGTGGCTCGAATGATCCATGCCCATCCGACGTTGGCCGAAGGCATCATGGAGGCCTGCGAAGACCTCGAGGCCCTGGCCATTCACCAGGTGAGAAAAAGGAGCGGCGCATGATTCGCTCATTGGCCATCAAGCTCGGCCTGCTGGCGGTCACGATGGGTCTTGTCTGGTGGATGGCGTGGCAGGCTCCTGACGGCTTGGGTCCTGAGGCGCTCTCGCCGGACGAACCAGCGTCTGTCGCGGTTGAGGCTTCCGTCACAGAGCCACTACCCCCCAAGGAGCTTAAGGCGCAGGCTGGGGCGGCAGGTGCGCCAGCCGAGAACAACGTTCGAATCGAGCCGCGAACCAGCAATCGCGCGGCTTCCCTTGTCCGATCCGGTTCGCTTGGACCTGTGGATCTCAATCGCGCCGACGTCAACGAGCTGGAATCGCTGCCCGGCATCGGAGCCGTGCTGGCGCGGCGTGTCATGGAGTATCGAGAATCGATCGGACGGTTTCAGACGATCGAGGATCTGCTAGCCGTCAAGGGGATCGGCCGTAAAACGCTTGAACGGATCAGGCCGTTCGTGATGGTCTTGGAGCAGGAGCAAGCCGGCGGGGAGGGGAACAGACCCTCATGATCGACGTCAAAGAACAGTTGGAACTGATCGGGCGCGGCGCGGTGGAAATCATCCAGCCGGCGGAGTTGGAGGCCAAGCTGACCCGTTCGATTAAGGAAGGACGGCCTCTCCGGGTCAAGGCAGGCTTTGACCCCACCGCGCCGGATCTGCACCTGGGCCACACGGTGTTGATTCACAAACTCAAACACTTTCAAGACTTGGGCCATCAGGTCATCTTCTTAATCGGCGATTTCACCGGCATGATCGGCGATCCAACCGGCGTGTCGGAAACGCGAAAGGCGCTCACCAAGGAGCAGGTTCAGGAAAACGCCAAGACTTATCAACGGCAGATTTTCAAAATTCTCGATCCGGCAAAGACCCTGATCGAGTTCAACAGCCGCTGGATGGGGACGATGTCGGCCGAAGGGCTCATTCAACTGGCGGCCCACTATCGAGTGGCGCGCATGATGGAGCGGGATGATTTCCGCAAACGGTTCGAGGAGCAAAAGCCGATCAGCGTCCATGAGTTTCTCTATCCGCTCGTGCAGGGATACGACTCCGTCGCCTTGAGAGCGGATGTGGAGTTGGGCGGGACCGACCAAAAGTTCAATCTTCTCGTGGGACGAGAACTCCAGCGGGACTATGGGCAGGAATCGCAGGTGGTCATCACGATGCCGCTGCTTGAGGGAACCGACGGTGTCAAAAAAATGAGCAAGAGCGTCGGCAACTATATCGCGCTCGAAGACCAGCCGGGCGAGATGTTCGGCAAACTCATGTCGATCAGTGACGGACTGATGCTCCGCTACTACGAATTGCTCACCACCGAGGATCTCGATCGTGTGAAGTCCCTTCATCCGATGGAGGCCAAGCAGTCATTGGCCGAATTGATCGTCGCTCGCTACCACGGCTTGGACGCAGGACGGGGGGCGAGGGCGGAGTTCCAGCAAAAGTTCCAAGCCCAAGAGTTCCCCGATCAGCCGGACAAGCATCTCATCCTGACGCCGGCCGACCTGCCGGAGCGGGATGCCGCCGGGACAAGCGGCATCAAGTTGGTGAAACTCATCGCTGCGACAGGATTGGTGGCCAGCGGCAGCGAGGCCAGGCGGTTGATCGTCCAGGGGGGGGTGGAAGTCGATGGTATGAAAGAGTCCAATCCCGAGACGGTGATCGCGTTTCGCGAGGGACAGCAACGTCGCCTCAAGATCGGCAAGCGAAAGTTCGCGCTCGCCGAATGCAAAATGAACTAGCAGGCCCCGGCCACCGTTCTCCCTTCTCCAACCGGCACAACAGTCTCCTCCGTGGCCTGCCGCACC
This sequence is a window from Candidatus Nitrospira inopinata. Protein-coding genes within it:
- the ndk gene encoding nucleoside-diphosphate kinase; translated protein: MMPERTLAIIKPDAVRKNVIGDIINRYEKAGLTPVAMKMIHMSKPAAEGFYAVHKARPFFDSLCTFMSSGPAVVLVLQGDNAIKKNRELMGATDPAKAEPGTIRHIHGTNIEFNAVHGSDSHETANFEIGYFFPGMEIFG
- the tyrS gene encoding tyrosine--tRNA ligase, whose product is MDVKEQLELIGRGAVEIIQPAELEAKLTRSIKEGRPLRVKAGFDPTAPDLHLGHTVLIHKLKHFQDLGHQVIFLIGDFTGMIGDPTGVSETRKALTKEQVQENAKTYQRQIFKILDPAKTLIEFNSRWMGTMSAEGLIQLAAHYRVARMMERDDFRKRFEEQKPISVHEFLYPLVQGYDSVALRADVELGGTDQKFNLLVGRELQRDYGQESQVVITMPLLEGTDGVKKMSKSVGNYIALEDQPGEMFGKLMSISDGLMLRYYELLTTEDLDRVKSLHPMEAKQSLAELIVARYHGLDAGRGARAEFQQKFQAQEFPDQPDKHLILTPADLPERDAAGTSGIKLVKLIAATGLVASGSEARRLIVQGGVEVDGMKESNPETVIAFREGQQRRLKIGKRKFALAECKMN
- the gcvH gene encoding glycine cleavage system protein GcvH yields the protein MIPSDLRYHTEHEWVRVDGKQATIGISHFAQDALGDIVFVDLPKVGTAVKSGQQIGEVESTKTTSTIYTPVSGTIVQVNNELKDHPERMNSDPYGKGWITVIELADPGEVERLMTAPQYEAFLASQKTG
- the lpdA gene encoding dihydrolipoyl dehydrogenase, producing the protein MSDRIHIAILGAGPGGYVAAIRAAQLGARVTVIEQQILGGVCLNWGCIPSKTLLSIIDLGDKLKQAGDLGIILNDQPRYDPARMVARKNKVVSGLVKGIATLFKAWNIDVVTGRGELIDNKTIAVIDAAGATTQVRADAVAIATGSSWPQLPQFPIDGKRIITSREALDLETVPKRMVILGAGVEGCECATLFSGLGSAVTLVELQPRALPLEDDDVSLLMERELKKRSVEVKTGTTIQTVEHRPDGLAVTLADGSTVEADTLLVSIGRGFRSKGIGLDRVGVALGPRGEVLVNERMETNVPGVYAIGDVVGKAMLAHVASAQGKVAVENILGRDSTMNYDVIPAGIFTLPEVGRVGLTERQARERAQARGDDPERVVKVGRFRYAALGKAQATGETAGLFKIIADAATGKILGAHLVGSHAADLVHEVALAMEVGATADQVARMIHAHPTLAEGIMEACEDLEALAIHQVRKRSGA
- a CDS encoding ComEA family DNA-binding protein, yielding MIRSLAIKLGLLAVTMGLVWWMAWQAPDGLGPEALSPDEPASVAVEASVTEPLPPKELKAQAGAAGAPAENNVRIEPRTSNRAASLVRSGSLGPVDLNRADVNELESLPGIGAVLARRVMEYRESIGRFQTIEDLLAVKGIGRKTLERIRPFVMVLEQEQAGGEGNRPS